A part of Puniceicoccaceae bacterium genomic DNA contains:
- a CDS encoding FliA/WhiG family RNA polymerase sigma factor, translating to MTQTSTNSAQRKSAANAYGEVTRRQESVEEIVTRHLPLVKSIVGKIKMRLPDHIDFNDLYSVGVTGLISAVQKYDPQRNRSFSSFAFIRIRGAILDELRRLDWMPRGNRAQAKMLQETISNLETRLKRPVEEHEIRKELGMSVQEYGKLMKKVRPISVISLDQSMDGGSDESPPLKEAIADSSQAPIQEKVETKEMIGLLKRRIATLPDASRKVLAMYYFEGMRLSEIAQVFNLTESRICQIHAQAIASLRAYVDKVSQ from the coding sequence ATGACTCAGACAAGCACCAACTCTGCTCAGAGAAAATCGGCCGCCAATGCCTATGGTGAAGTGACCCGACGACAGGAGAGCGTCGAAGAAATCGTGACCCGCCACCTGCCGCTGGTGAAGTCCATCGTCGGCAAAATCAAGATGCGGCTGCCCGATCACATTGATTTTAACGATCTCTACAGCGTCGGCGTGACCGGACTCATCTCTGCCGTACAGAAATACGATCCACAGCGCAATCGCTCATTTTCAAGTTTTGCGTTCATCCGCATTCGTGGAGCTATTCTCGACGAGCTGCGACGCTTGGACTGGATGCCTCGCGGAAACCGTGCACAGGCAAAAATGCTGCAGGAGACCATTTCAAATCTTGAAACACGACTCAAGCGCCCGGTTGAGGAACACGAAATTCGTAAGGAACTCGGCATGTCCGTACAGGAATACGGCAAACTCATGAAAAAAGTTCGCCCGATTTCCGTGATTTCACTCGACCAAAGCATGGACGGTGGATCAGACGAAAGCCCACCTCTCAAAGAAGCGATTGCCGATTCAAGCCAGGCTCCCATTCAGGAAAAAGTGGAAACCAAGGAAATGATCGGTCTGCTCAAGCGTCGCATTGCCACCCTTCCCGATGCGTCCCGCAAAGTTCTGGCGATGTACTATTTCGAAGGCATGCGACTTTCGGAAATTGCCCAAGTCTTTAACCTCACGGAATCCCGGATTTGCCAAATCCACGCTCAGGCCATCGCATCCCTGAGGGCTTACGTTGACAAAGTCAGTCAATAA
- a CDS encoding motility-associated protein, with product MFIIIGFAIVLGATLGGFMLAGGKPILLLHLSEITVIFGITLGLTVVGSPLPTLIATVKSIAGMLKGDGPKQEDFIELLKMLYEMFTLGRRNGLIALDEHVEEPLQSAIMSKYPTFVRNEERTEFLINNLRPLIDGKIKPEQIGTLMNSEIKNKHEEGAGPVHVLHLAADSLPGIGICAAVLGIIITMGVIDQGAGAVGYKVSAALTGSFLGVWLAYGFAAPLASRLHLVQENELTYFKILSEALSGFAKGLAPAMAIEVARRAVPSDVRPSATDLEAMLKEITFKG from the coding sequence ATGTTCATCATTATTGGATTTGCCATTGTTCTGGGTGCCACACTTGGAGGATTCATGCTTGCAGGCGGAAAACCGATCCTGCTGCTGCACCTCTCCGAAATCACTGTCATCTTTGGCATAACCTTGGGATTGACCGTCGTGGGAAGTCCTCTGCCGACCTTGATTGCCACAGTCAAGAGCATCGCAGGCATGCTCAAGGGCGACGGTCCGAAGCAAGAGGATTTTATCGAACTCCTCAAGATGCTGTATGAGATGTTCACGTTGGGACGTCGCAATGGCTTGATAGCACTCGATGAACACGTTGAAGAACCTTTGCAGAGTGCCATCATGTCGAAATACCCAACCTTTGTCCGGAATGAGGAACGCACGGAATTCCTGATCAACAACCTGCGCCCGCTCATTGATGGAAAGATCAAACCAGAGCAGATCGGAACCCTCATGAACAGTGAGATCAAGAATAAGCACGAAGAAGGCGCGGGTCCCGTGCATGTGCTGCACCTCGCTGCGGACTCACTCCCCGGTATTGGCATCTGCGCCGCCGTTCTGGGGATCATCATCACCATGGGAGTCATTGATCAGGGTGCTGGAGCTGTGGGATACAAAGTATCTGCCGCACTGACGGGTTCCTTTCTTGGCGTCTGGCTTGCTTATGGATTTGCCGCCCCGCTCGCATCCCGGCTCCACTTGGTACAGGAAAACGAACTGACCTATTTTAAGATTTTGTCCGAAGCCCTAAGCGGTTTTGCCAAAGGGCTGGCACCCGCAATGGCCATCGAAGTGGCACGGCGTGCCGTTCCCAGTGATGTGCGCCCATCTGCCACTGATCTCGAGGCCATGCTCAAGGAAATCACCTTCAAGGGCTGA
- a CDS encoding flagellar motor protein MotB, which produces MTEPAQDPQQTPSALPGTEVGETVHHGGAWKVAAADFFCSMMAFFMVLWILSQDDELLAQTAYYFNNPYVAMGDENRKTQSPIDLGGSSSLSTDRLDDSYRQGEKRDFVEQLAEQFVKHLAIDAEDEESPFAISTNSDGVMLTVFNRSRNSMFEKESAEFTPWGNLVMRNISWLIDRYDLKVRIESHTVPGFVGNEDYSQWELSADQANAVRRAMVYYALDPQKLSRVTAFADSHPLPNIPLGAQEQQRIVISLEPEK; this is translated from the coding sequence ATGACCGAACCGGCACAGGACCCTCAACAAACGCCATCAGCCCTGCCGGGCACTGAGGTCGGAGAAACTGTACATCACGGTGGTGCGTGGAAGGTTGCTGCAGCAGATTTTTTTTGCTCCATGATGGCATTTTTCATGGTGCTCTGGATTCTGTCTCAGGATGACGAATTGCTGGCCCAGACCGCCTACTATTTCAACAACCCCTATGTTGCCATGGGGGACGAAAACCGAAAGACCCAATCCCCCATTGACCTCGGAGGCAGTTCATCTCTCTCCACCGACCGTCTGGATGACAGCTACCGTCAAGGTGAAAAACGGGACTTTGTAGAACAGCTCGCCGAGCAGTTTGTCAAGCACCTCGCCATCGATGCCGAGGACGAAGAATCTCCCTTCGCCATCAGCACCAACTCGGATGGTGTCATGCTCACGGTATTCAATCGTTCCCGGAATTCGATGTTCGAAAAAGAATCTGCCGAATTCACGCCCTGGGGGAATTTGGTCATGCGCAATATTTCCTGGTTGATCGACCGATACGATCTCAAGGTGCGCATCGAATCCCATACGGTTCCGGGCTTCGTCGGAAATGAAGACTATTCCCAATGGGAACTCAGCGCCGATCAGGCCAATGCCGTGCGCAGAGCCATGGTATATTATGCTCTGGACCCCCAGAAACTCTCACGGGTTACTGCGTTTGCCGACTCTCATCCACTTCCCAATATTCCACTGGGTGCCCAGGAGCAGCAACGCATTGTGATCAGCCTTGAACCGGAGAAATAA